A region from the Synergistaceae bacterium genome encodes:
- a CDS encoding HD-GYP domain-containing protein translates to MRVLKNVPISDLHMYRGHVVEDVVSPSGSLLLPSGGDIRELLHSMPSAVKNLSQWGIETVLLSVSYNISEEDFKIILENVRPKIRVLEAEVAHKTIAQVDEVYTRITENGTLGEGAYHLAQQAAILSEEVSRTPQILLCLSKVKDSDEYTFVHSLNVALLSGFLARKLEPDDGELAAVVTYGGLLHDLGKARVPQGVLNKPGKLTSEEYEIMKQHSALGYEVARNSGISDTRVLSVIRSHHERWNGRGYPDGLKSRDIPLFARLTAVADVFDALTAKRVYKEPSTSREAVSLMLKSSEGDFDWDIVRLLLVSVGLYPPGTIVELSDYSTGVVIASQSTDLMRPTIHVFADREGKRVPPEGRLIDLSAQTELYVRRTLDDLGKGTSYL, encoded by the coding sequence ATGAGGGTTTTGAAAAATGTGCCTATTTCGGATCTGCATATGTACAGGGGGCATGTCGTGGAGGACGTGGTATCTCCCTCCGGTTCCCTGCTTTTACCGAGCGGAGGCGACATACGGGAGCTGCTGCATTCAATGCCGTCAGCGGTCAAGAACCTATCCCAATGGGGTATCGAAACAGTTCTTCTCAGCGTGTCGTACAACATCTCCGAGGAGGACTTCAAGATAATCCTGGAGAACGTGAGGCCGAAGATCCGTGTGCTGGAGGCGGAGGTTGCGCACAAGACGATCGCCCAGGTCGACGAGGTGTACACGAGGATCACGGAGAACGGCACGCTGGGAGAAGGCGCTTATCACCTGGCCCAGCAGGCCGCCATTCTGTCGGAGGAGGTGTCCCGCACCCCGCAGATACTGCTGTGCCTGAGCAAAGTCAAGGACAGCGACGAGTACACGTTCGTCCACTCTCTGAACGTCGCTCTTTTAAGCGGTTTCCTTGCGAGAAAACTGGAGCCGGACGACGGTGAGCTGGCCGCCGTGGTCACATACGGCGGCCTTCTTCACGACCTCGGAAAGGCCAGGGTACCCCAGGGTGTACTGAACAAGCCCGGAAAGCTGACTTCCGAGGAGTACGAGATCATGAAGCAGCACTCGGCGCTCGGTTACGAGGTGGCCAGAAACTCCGGCATCTCGGATACGAGAGTGCTTTCCGTCATCAGAAGCCATCACGAGAGGTGGAATGGAAGGGGCTACCCCGACGGCCTGAAGAGCAGGGATATCCCGCTTTTTGCGCGTTTGACGGCGGTCGCGGACGTCTTCGACGCCCTGACCGCGAAAAGGGTGTACAAGGAGCCCTCCACCAGCCGGGAGGCAGTGTCGTTGATGCTCAAATCCTCCGAGGGGGACTTCGACTGGGACATCGTTCGGCTGCTGCTGGTGTCAGTGGGGCTGTACCCGCCCGGAACGATCGTCGAACTGTCCGACTACAGCACGGGCGTGGTTATCGCCTCGCAGAGCACGGACCTGATGCGACCGACGATCCACGTCTTCGCCGACAGGGAGGGGAAGAGAGTACCGCCCGAGGGCAGGCTGATAGACCTGTCCGCCCAGACCGAGCTCTACGTTCGCCGTACCCTGGACGACTTGGGCAAGGGGACCTCCTACCTGTAG
- a CDS encoding Na/Pi cotransporter family protein: MGWDKVFQLFGGLGLFLYGVKLMSEALQNIAGDRMRLLIGSLTETPVLGVFVGALVAMLIQSSSGTTVMTVSFVHAGLMSLKQAVAVIMGANIGTTVTAQIVAFKVEGFSLPILGLGVILLFFGRSKRWRYAGNGLIGFGLLFMGMLTMQDSMSFLRDRGDLFSAFNASPLLGLFAGTAVTMIVQASSATIGLTMAMAAQGLLTLEAALPILLGDNIGTTITAVLASIGSNRSAKQAAAAHVLFNVVGATIFLALLPVYGSVVRSTSGDISRQIANAHTIFNVGNTLVFLPFVPLFVRIIRRIVPDKKDAMITGPIYLDKKLLDASPAAAVGAVKKEILHMGDIARSMLADVRAAYTDDAHKMIAEVARKEKALNEINRAVSSYAYEIWQYEVSDDLSTVLGSYVNGTGDIERIGDHATNMMELYEYKRDNGLDFSPVAREEFRGMFDLVERAVRLSLESLDEEDVSKAEEVDAIEEEVDLREKMLRKNHILRLNKGECTPAGGVIFIDILSNLERVCDHAHNISLISLDISRLHR; this comes from the coding sequence GTGGGTTGGGATAAAGTTTTTCAGCTGTTCGGCGGCTTGGGGTTGTTCCTTTACGGGGTGAAGCTGATGAGCGAGGCGCTGCAGAACATCGCGGGCGACAGGATGCGCCTCCTCATAGGGTCCTTGACGGAAACGCCGGTGCTGGGAGTGTTTGTCGGCGCTCTTGTCGCCATGCTGATCCAGAGCAGCAGCGGTACCACGGTGATGACGGTGAGCTTTGTCCATGCGGGTCTTATGTCGCTGAAACAGGCCGTGGCTGTCATAATGGGCGCGAATATCGGGACCACCGTGACGGCCCAGATCGTCGCCTTTAAGGTCGAGGGGTTCTCCCTCCCCATCCTCGGGCTCGGGGTTATCCTGCTGTTCTTCGGAAGGAGCAAGAGGTGGAGGTACGCGGGCAACGGCCTGATAGGATTTGGCCTTCTCTTCATGGGAATGCTGACGATGCAGGACTCGATGTCCTTCCTGCGGGATCGTGGGGATCTCTTCTCGGCCTTCAATGCCTCTCCGCTGCTGGGATTGTTTGCGGGGACCGCCGTGACGATGATAGTGCAGGCCAGCTCCGCGACCATAGGCCTGACGATGGCGATGGCGGCACAAGGATTGCTGACCCTGGAGGCCGCCCTTCCGATCCTGCTGGGGGACAACATAGGCACGACCATCACCGCGGTGCTGGCCTCGATAGGCTCCAACCGCTCGGCTAAGCAGGCCGCCGCGGCGCATGTACTGTTCAACGTCGTCGGAGCGACGATATTCCTGGCGCTTCTGCCTGTGTATGGCTCGGTGGTCAGGTCGACCTCCGGCGATATCTCGAGACAGATAGCGAATGCCCACACGATCTTCAACGTGGGCAACACCCTTGTCTTCCTGCCCTTTGTCCCTCTTTTCGTCCGCATCATAAGACGCATCGTACCCGACAAGAAGGACGCTATGATCACAGGGCCGATCTACCTTGATAAAAAGCTCCTTGACGCCTCGCCCGCGGCCGCGGTCGGCGCCGTGAAGAAGGAGATATTGCACATGGGGGATATAGCCCGCTCCATGCTCGCGGACGTCCGGGCGGCCTACACGGATGATGCCCATAAGATGATCGCGGAGGTCGCTCGCAAGGAGAAGGCCCTGAACGAGATCAACAGGGCCGTCTCCTCCTATGCGTACGAGATCTGGCAGTACGAGGTCTCCGATGACCTATCGACCGTGCTGGGGTCTTATGTAAACGGCACGGGCGACATAGAGAGGATCGGCGACCACGCCACCAACATGATGGAGCTGTACGAGTACAAGCGGGACAACGGGCTGGACTTCTCGCCAGTCGCCCGGGAGGAGTTCCGCGGGATGTTCGACCTGGTGGAGAGAGCCGTGCGACTGAGCCTGGAATCCCTGGATGAAGAGGATGTCTCGAAGGCAGAGGAGGTGGACGCCATCGAGGAGGAGGTCGATCTAAGGGAGAAAATGCTGCGCAAGAACCACATCCTTCGCCTGAACAAGGGGGAGTGCACCCCGGCGGGCGGAGTCATATTCATAGATATCCTCAGCAACCTCGAGAGGGTGTGCGACCACGCGCACAACATCTCCCTCATCTCTCTGGATATCTCGAGGCTGCACCGGTGA
- a CDS encoding diguanylate cyclase, with product MGKRRYLDSSEHLKSLAALLFLGFALMGVFFFTMGFFDARAVRKQKQNYAESQYLQTTMARLALEDRIASVMTQQRHLMDHLLKEEPLPFNEIQLLLQSAIYNTSDVLGFSFVPWPNRESARPFAAFRSTPSGNDAREFARTMESRFDFASAEHRDPQMLSGKIIASTHTRMIALVEGATSGKDQKWYSIAILSLSPFLSRYILPLAQGVSSDFFMIDSSGIVMEHKQSSFIGKNVADLDDGEGRALYEVWLRLKESFSGMECLESTFSDLAEPSRRSLTWNSVRVGSNRFYIGSYVPEQDINPLLTELRAQRYMLSGGVLILFLFSVYVLSKIKRSSAARRAEESLKAVFNGLPTGIAVLDEAGAILACNEKLERMTGRTKEQLKMRTIYDLVAPSSQEQKEELREALAGDGNFASFELLLSGNEAEMDSPLNSSFWTSVKACRLDFEPGTKRWVVAFTDISEYKRTEHHLESSVEELKSREEDLSRRAKGQDAFLEMFSKFADCESVEDLFEIISEHMAPIIPFRGLTLYVRKSREATSYEVIDTMGDVVKLDQTDFMEKRKGVLGRVAETGRPYLMGDASIDPYFIPHSSEVRSAVFAPVLHKNFLWGAIVLDSETKHTFGVRERDLLTIVASYLALHLEEAAAREELGRKAKHLSFLHRFVQKIAAERSNEELARRIVDVLSDELGFPGAAFYTPPKKGESSPILLAGRFDDKHGAGSPGCHFEAGAAMRSRTFVERRENGKAFTLAIPVSFEGEVFGALAARHDKGFSESVHELLEITAEHMSTFWALNNLIALRRHESLVDPLTQVWNRRYIIHRLDEENSRISRTKGKGAVVLVDLGDFKRINDRYGHTTGDEVLRVTSATMSKKLRDYDMIGRYGGDEFLIYLPDVTRQEAEAVMLRMEDMVGEQRVEGYDGRVILDYGIAVCPGDGANLTDAIRIADERMYRNKERRKARARG from the coding sequence ATGGGCAAAAGACGGTATTTGGACTCCTCCGAGCATTTGAAAAGCCTGGCGGCGCTCCTCTTTCTGGGGTTTGCGCTGATGGGCGTCTTCTTTTTTACGATGGGCTTCTTCGACGCTCGTGCGGTCCGCAAGCAGAAACAGAACTACGCCGAAAGTCAGTACCTGCAGACTACCATGGCGCGCCTGGCGCTTGAGGATCGCATCGCGTCCGTGATGACTCAGCAGCGCCACCTGATGGATCATCTCCTGAAGGAAGAGCCGTTGCCGTTCAACGAAATACAACTGCTGCTGCAGAGCGCCATCTACAATACATCGGACGTGCTTGGCTTCTCGTTCGTGCCGTGGCCGAATCGCGAGTCGGCTCGCCCCTTCGCGGCCTTCAGGTCGACGCCGTCGGGGAACGACGCCAGGGAGTTCGCCCGCACCATGGAGAGCAGGTTTGATTTCGCATCAGCGGAGCACAGGGACCCGCAGATGCTTTCGGGAAAGATCATCGCATCCACTCATACGAGGATGATCGCCCTGGTCGAGGGCGCTACCTCGGGGAAGGACCAGAAGTGGTACTCGATAGCGATTCTCAGCCTCTCTCCCTTCCTCTCCCGCTACATCCTACCCCTTGCGCAGGGGGTCAGCAGCGATTTCTTCATGATCGATTCGTCGGGGATCGTGATGGAGCACAAGCAGAGCTCCTTCATAGGAAAAAATGTCGCCGACCTTGACGACGGGGAGGGACGAGCCCTTTACGAGGTCTGGCTCCGCTTGAAAGAATCGTTCTCGGGGATGGAATGCCTCGAATCGACATTCTCGGACCTGGCGGAGCCCAGCCGCAGGAGCCTGACGTGGAACTCCGTCAGGGTCGGATCGAACAGATTCTACATAGGCTCGTACGTGCCGGAGCAGGACATCAACCCCTTGCTCACGGAGTTGAGGGCTCAAAGGTATATGCTGAGCGGCGGCGTGTTGATCCTGTTCCTTTTCTCCGTGTATGTGCTGTCGAAGATCAAGAGGAGCTCGGCCGCAAGACGGGCGGAGGAGTCCCTCAAGGCCGTGTTCAACGGTCTGCCGACGGGAATAGCGGTGCTTGACGAAGCGGGTGCCATCCTCGCATGCAACGAAAAACTGGAGAGGATGACCGGAAGAACCAAAGAGCAGCTTAAGATGCGCACGATTTACGACCTCGTCGCCCCGTCGTCGCAGGAACAGAAGGAGGAGCTGCGCGAAGCCCTCGCGGGCGACGGGAATTTTGCGAGCTTCGAGCTTCTGCTCTCCGGAAACGAGGCGGAGATGGACTCCCCCCTCAACTCCAGCTTCTGGACCTCCGTCAAGGCCTGCAGACTTGATTTCGAGCCGGGGACCAAGCGCTGGGTCGTGGCCTTCACAGATATTTCGGAGTATAAACGTACCGAGCACCATCTGGAGAGCAGCGTCGAGGAGCTCAAATCGCGCGAGGAGGACCTCTCCCGGCGCGCAAAGGGGCAGGACGCCTTCCTCGAGATGTTCTCCAAATTTGCCGATTGCGAGTCCGTCGAGGACCTGTTTGAAATTATCTCCGAGCACATGGCCCCCATCATACCCTTCAGGGGACTGACCCTCTACGTAAGGAAATCTCGCGAGGCAACGTCCTACGAAGTCATCGATACCATGGGCGACGTGGTCAAGCTCGACCAGACGGATTTCATGGAGAAGAGGAAAGGGGTCCTGGGCAGGGTCGCGGAGACAGGCCGGCCCTACCTTATGGGAGATGCCTCGATCGACCCTTACTTCATCCCTCACTCTTCCGAGGTGCGCTCCGCTGTATTCGCTCCCGTCCTGCATAAGAACTTCCTGTGGGGGGCGATAGTGCTGGACAGCGAGACCAAACACACCTTCGGGGTCCGGGAGAGAGACCTGCTTACGATTGTCGCCTCCTACCTCGCCCTGCACCTGGAGGAGGCCGCCGCCAGGGAGGAGCTGGGGCGCAAGGCCAAACACCTGAGCTTCCTCCACAGGTTCGTCCAGAAGATAGCCGCCGAGAGAAGCAACGAGGAGCTTGCGCGCAGGATCGTGGACGTGCTCTCCGACGAACTCGGATTCCCCGGGGCCGCTTTCTACACCCCGCCGAAAAAAGGGGAAAGCTCGCCGATCCTCCTGGCCGGGCGGTTCGACGATAAACATGGTGCCGGCTCGCCGGGATGCCACTTCGAGGCGGGCGCAGCGATGAGGAGCCGGACTTTCGTCGAGCGGCGTGAGAACGGAAAGGCGTTTACCCTGGCGATCCCGGTGTCCTTCGAGGGGGAGGTCTTCGGAGCGCTTGCGGCAAGGCATGACAAGGGATTCTCCGAGTCGGTCCACGAGCTCCTCGAGATCACCGCCGAGCATATGAGCACCTTCTGGGCGCTTAACAACCTGATCGCCCTGCGCCGCCACGAGTCGCTGGTGGATCCGCTGACCCAGGTCTGGAACAGGCGCTACATAATTCACAGGCTGGACGAGGAGAACTCCCGCATCAGCAGGACAAAGGGCAAGGGGGCGGTCGTGCTGGTTGACCTTGGCGACTTCAAGAGGATAAACGACAGGTACGGGCACACCACCGGAGACGAGGTGCTTCGCGTGACCTCGGCCACGATGAGTAAAAAGCTTAGGGACTATGACATGATAGGCCGATACGGCGGAGACGAGTTCCTCATATACCTTCCGGACGTCACCAGGCAGGAGGCGGAGGCTGTGATGCTCCGAATGGAGGATATGGTGGGCGAGCAGAGAGTGGAGGGTTACGACGGAAGGGTCATCCTCGATTATGGTATCGCCGTATGCCCTGGAGACGGGGCGAACCTCACGGACGCGATCAGGATAGCCGACGAGAGAATGTACAGGAACAAGGAGAGAAGAAAGGCCCGTGCAAGGGGCTGA
- a CDS encoding EAL domain-containing protein translates to MSEKNSASADVESCRWENMFFFCDDPVRTKRYIQIIEAVFDNTVEGIVITDADGTIRMVNSAFSAITGYSPEEAIGKTPRILKSNRNPPEFYQEFWRRLLEEGHWEGEIWNRRKNGEVYPEWMVCTAVYDEDGTPGHFVSVFNDLSEVKFKDAQIELRSNFDFLTGLPNKEVFQSRLEDEIARSADGDRRLALLVFDINRFKNINDTLGHFAGDVLLKQVGDFLSECAGPTAMVSRIGGDDFHILVPDVGGPEDIAARVKKVLGCLREPMEVEGHRLFISASVGISLFPDDGSDVDELTKRADIAMGKAKESGISSYRFFTDELGVSASLKLKIENALREGLERDEFYMNYQPKYCIRRGELSGVEALLRWDAPDGPHPPTDFIPLAEETGLILPLGDTVFRKVFGQIAGWRKEEVFLGEVAVNLSPRQFHQAGLLNRVKALLDEYGVPPSALGIEVTESGIMENLMDSIKVMSELKELGMTIYIDDFGTGYSSLNYLKRLPIDALKIDKSFIDNVLEDVNDSAIVRAVIGIARSLGLRVVAEGVETREQLEFLRQNGCDEIQGYLLSKPLPPERFGTFLENEVPDFFSRAVGNTYC, encoded by the coding sequence GTGAGCGAGAAGAATTCCGCCTCTGCGGACGTCGAATCATGCCGGTGGGAGAACATGTTCTTTTTCTGCGACGATCCGGTGCGTACTAAGCGCTATATCCAGATAATCGAGGCCGTCTTCGATAATACGGTCGAAGGCATCGTGATAACGGACGCTGACGGGACCATCCGCATGGTCAACTCGGCTTTCTCGGCCATCACCGGCTACTCGCCGGAGGAGGCGATTGGGAAGACCCCGAGGATCCTGAAGTCGAACCGCAACCCTCCCGAGTTCTACCAGGAGTTCTGGAGGCGACTGTTGGAGGAGGGGCACTGGGAGGGGGAGATCTGGAACCGGAGGAAGAACGGCGAGGTCTATCCCGAGTGGATGGTGTGCACGGCGGTCTACGACGAGGACGGGACGCCCGGACACTTCGTGTCCGTCTTCAACGACCTGTCGGAGGTGAAGTTCAAGGACGCCCAGATCGAGCTTCGCTCGAACTTCGACTTCCTCACCGGCCTGCCGAACAAGGAGGTCTTCCAGAGCCGCCTCGAGGACGAGATCGCGAGAAGCGCCGACGGCGACAGGCGATTGGCCCTGCTCGTCTTCGATATAAACAGATTCAAGAACATCAACGATACCTTGGGGCACTTCGCCGGAGACGTCCTGTTGAAGCAAGTCGGCGATTTTCTGTCGGAGTGCGCCGGGCCGACCGCGATGGTCTCGCGCATAGGAGGCGACGATTTTCATATACTGGTGCCGGACGTAGGAGGCCCCGAGGATATCGCCGCCAGGGTGAAGAAGGTTCTCGGCTGCCTCCGCGAGCCGATGGAAGTCGAGGGGCACAGGCTGTTCATAAGCGCGAGCGTCGGGATCAGCCTCTTCCCGGACGACGGCTCGGACGTAGACGAACTGACCAAGCGGGCCGACATCGCCATGGGAAAGGCCAAGGAGAGCGGGATCAGCAGCTATAGGTTCTTCACCGACGAACTCGGGGTGAGCGCGTCGCTCAAGCTGAAGATCGAGAACGCGCTGCGCGAGGGACTGGAGAGGGACGAGTTCTACATGAACTACCAGCCAAAGTACTGCATCAGGCGAGGAGAGCTCTCCGGGGTGGAGGCGCTGCTGCGATGGGATGCCCCCGACGGACCGCATCCGCCGACGGATTTCATACCGCTGGCCGAGGAGACGGGGCTCATCCTTCCGCTGGGAGATACTGTTTTTCGCAAGGTGTTCGGCCAGATCGCCGGGTGGAGGAAAGAAGAAGTCTTCCTCGGAGAGGTGGCGGTCAACCTGTCGCCGCGCCAGTTCCACCAGGCGGGCCTGCTTAATAGAGTCAAGGCCCTGCTTGACGAGTACGGGGTTCCTCCGTCCGCGCTGGGCATAGAGGTAACAGAGTCGGGGATCATGGAGAACCTTATGGACTCGATCAAGGTCATGTCCGAGCTTAAGGAGCTGGGGATGACTATCTATATCGACGACTTCGGCACGGGATACTCGTCGTTGAACTACCTGAAGCGACTTCCCATAGATGCCTTGAAGATCGATAAGAGCTTCATCGACAACGTGCTTGAGGATGTCAACGACTCTGCGATCGTGAGAGCGGTCATCGGAATAGCGCGCTCACTGGGACTCAGGGTAGTGGCGGAGGGAGTCGAGACGAGAGAACAGCTTGAGTTCCTAAGGCAGAACGGGTGCGATGAGATCCAGGGTTACCTGTTGAGCAAGCCGCTTCCTCCCGAACGATTCGGCACGTTTCTTGAAAATGAAGTGCCCGATTTTTTCAGCCGAGCCGTCGGGAACACATACTGCTGA
- a CDS encoding DEAD/DEAH box helicase produces the protein MSRISFYPWQLEAYKAINGKSAVLSAPTGAGKTLVAYMWAGIMDTDGDPVHPWGGRIIFTAPIKALSNERYLDLRKLGLDVGIETGDFKKHEGAPIICCTQEIYSLKYARVPGQMLIVDEFHYIFDDPDRARTYIDGIRNTDESTPILVMSATLGGAQSVARYLEMVTGRHFFLFKNKKRETRLLFTPDRPAQIDTVRDALVFLFSQKGATELAYQVSARRDRVPSRGQRRLQELAGILGVPKVQRPLFNGVGIYHGGMLPKEKILVEAAFRERILDVVCGTNALALGVNLPAETAVFAQLVRYHSDSPISKNEFLQMAGRAGRKGLFDPGYATWLANSPFERRGFSTGEVFRGLLAAPAERAEVSLRPSFGRLLRRETLEQVEAEFIARYSLPTKGEKAVAASIRSGMRRIDRAVSKIVRKQERKRYRRILATLWYDEMDIEENLEMALLFHTEQTPSALLAAQAILPFERNYLQALLKVKRFANRMPKGYSFRSMKELNGTVEEIDPTIYGFEEKIGEIERTSGRP, from the coding sequence CTGTCCCGCATATCCTTCTACCCTTGGCAACTGGAGGCTTACAAGGCGATCAACGGCAAGAGCGCCGTTCTTTCCGCCCCGACAGGCGCCGGAAAGACGCTGGTCGCTTACATGTGGGCCGGTATTATGGACACGGACGGCGACCCGGTGCACCCGTGGGGAGGGCGAATTATCTTCACCGCTCCGATCAAAGCGCTGAGCAACGAACGTTACCTGGACCTCCGAAAGCTCGGGCTGGACGTCGGGATAGAGACGGGGGACTTCAAGAAACACGAGGGCGCGCCCATCATCTGCTGCACCCAGGAGATCTACTCGCTGAAGTACGCCCGGGTTCCCGGCCAGATGCTTATCGTGGACGAGTTTCACTACATCTTCGACGACCCGGACCGGGCCCGGACGTACATCGACGGCATTCGCAACACGGACGAATCCACCCCGATCCTGGTGATGTCAGCCACCCTGGGCGGCGCACAATCGGTCGCAAGGTACCTTGAAATGGTGACAGGACGCCACTTCTTCCTTTTCAAGAATAAAAAACGGGAGACCAGGCTTCTTTTCACCCCCGATCGACCTGCGCAAATCGACACCGTCAGGGACGCGCTGGTCTTTCTCTTCTCGCAAAAAGGCGCGACCGAGCTGGCTTACCAGGTGTCCGCCCGCAGGGACCGGGTACCGTCTCGAGGTCAACGACGCCTGCAGGAGCTCGCCGGGATCCTGGGAGTGCCGAAGGTTCAACGGCCGCTGTTCAACGGCGTCGGCATATACCACGGCGGGATGCTTCCGAAGGAGAAGATCCTGGTCGAGGCCGCCTTCCGCGAGAGGATCCTGGATGTCGTCTGCGGCACGAACGCGCTTGCGCTCGGCGTCAACCTCCCGGCGGAGACAGCTGTTTTCGCCCAGCTGGTCAGATATCACTCCGACTCCCCTATCTCGAAGAACGAATTTCTCCAAATGGCGGGGCGCGCGGGGAGAAAGGGGCTCTTCGACCCCGGCTACGCGACGTGGCTGGCGAACTCCCCTTTCGAGAGGCGCGGCTTCTCCACCGGAGAGGTCTTCAGGGGTCTTCTTGCGGCACCTGCGGAGAGGGCGGAAGTTTCACTGAGGCCGTCCTTCGGCAGGCTCCTCAGAAGGGAGACGCTCGAGCAGGTCGAGGCGGAGTTCATCGCGCGATACTCCCTGCCCACGAAGGGCGAAAAAGCAGTTGCTGCCTCGATCCGCTCCGGAATGAGGCGAATCGACCGGGCCGTATCCAAGATCGTCAGAAAGCAGGAGAGAAAACGTTACAGGAGGATACTGGCCACACTATGGTACGACGAGATGGATATCGAGGAGAACCTCGAGATGGCCCTTCTTTTCCACACGGAGCAGACCCCCAGCGCCCTGCTTGCCGCCCAGGCGATCCTGCCCTTCGAGCGGAACTACCTGCAGGCCCTCCTGAAGGTGAAGAGGTTCGCCAACAGGATGCCCAAGGGCTACTCCTTCAGGTCTATGAAAGAGCTGAACGGTACGGTCGAGGAGATCGATCCCACCATCTACGGCTTCGAGGAGAAAATAGGGGAGATAGAGCGAACTTCGGGAAGACCCTGA
- a CDS encoding response regulator, whose amino-acid sequence MIKQKILVAEDSPAQRLMLARQLKKWEYEVIEASDGAEGLTRFQVESPAIVITDLDMPVMDGIALIERIRALESSRTYIIVLSASGDKSTVVTALAHGADDYLVKPYHPDELHVRLSGAERVLRLQNQELLIFAMAQLVDIRSSETGAHLERVQFFCRRLAEELAGDDVSLGISASWISSLVSMSPLHDIGKIGIPDAILNKPGRLDPDEFEIMKDHVNIGVSVLSRIYERTRYAPFGFAIELIASHHEKWDGSGYPNGLSGKEIPLSGRIVALADVYDAISSQRVYKPAFPRDECRRIILEGSGSHFDPALVGIFDRIEDELWSVVERLRDSHD is encoded by the coding sequence ATGATTAAACAAAAAATCCTCGTCGCCGAGGACTCCCCGGCGCAGCGCCTGATGCTGGCCCGGCAGCTGAAAAAATGGGAGTACGAAGTCATCGAGGCCTCGGACGGGGCGGAGGGGCTGACCCGGTTCCAGGTCGAGAGCCCCGCGATAGTAATCACGGATCTCGACATGCCCGTCATGGACGGAATAGCGCTGATAGAGAGGATTCGGGCCCTCGAGTCCTCGAGGACCTACATAATCGTCCTCAGCGCGTCGGGCGACAAGTCCACCGTGGTCACCGCCCTGGCCCACGGCGCCGACGACTACCTGGTGAAGCCCTATCATCCGGACGAGCTGCACGTCAGGCTGTCGGGAGCCGAGAGAGTGCTCCGGCTTCAGAACCAGGAACTTCTTATCTTCGCCATGGCTCAGCTCGTGGACATTCGCAGCTCGGAGACGGGGGCCCACCTGGAGAGGGTGCAGTTCTTCTGCAGGCGCCTCGCAGAGGAGCTCGCAGGCGATGACGTCTCGCTGGGCATCTCCGCCTCGTGGATCTCCTCGCTGGTCTCCATGTCCCCCCTTCACGACATAGGAAAGATAGGCATCCCCGACGCCATCCTCAACAAGCCGGGCAGGCTCGACCCCGACGAGTTCGAGATAATGAAGGATCATGTGAACATCGGAGTCTCCGTCCTGTCGCGGATCTATGAGCGCACTCGCTACGCCCCGTTTGGATTCGCCATCGAGTTGATAGCCAGCCATCACGAAAAGTGGGACGGGAGCGGCTATCCGAACGGGCTCTCGGGCAAGGAGATTCCGCTGAGCGGAAGGATAGTAGCGCTGGCGGACGTGTACGATGCCATAAGCAGCCAGAGGGTGTACAAACCGGCGTTCCCGAGGGATGAGTGCCGGAGGATAATACTTGAGGGCTCTGGAAGCCACTTCGACCCGGCGCTGGTAGGTATCTTCGACCGGATCGAGGACGAGCTGTGGTCGGTGGTAGAGAGGCTGCGCGACTCTCATGACTGA